Proteins co-encoded in one Juglans regia cultivar Chandler chromosome 16, Walnut 2.0, whole genome shotgun sequence genomic window:
- the LOC118344814 gene encoding uncharacterized mitochondrial protein AtMg00310-like, with product MVFSANVNQHNRHAIMNLWCSTQLQHYDKYLGLPTMVGRSKSRAFAGIKHKVWLKLQGWKGNMFSQGGKEILLKAVAMAIPSYAMSCFKLPPRLCSNIESMMARYWWGQMQEERKIHWLSWKKMCNSKFVGGMGFKELEVFNMALLEKQAWRLLQNQDSLFHKIYAARYFSDGNLLTASLGGNPSYAWRGIWEAKRLLVQGGRWNVGNGSLIHILNDVWLPGFRNLRQALGVLNIVAS from the coding sequence CATGCTATTATGAATTTGTGGTGCTCAACTCAATTGCAACACTATGACAAGTACCTTGGGCTACCAACTATGGTGGGCAGGTCCAAATCGAGGGCATTTGCAGGCATTAAGCACAAAGTTTGGCTCAAGTTGCAAGGTTGGAAGGGGAATATGTTCTCTCAAGGGGGTAAGGAGATCCTCCTTAAAGCAGTAGCTATGGCAATTCCATCTTATGCCATGAGTTGTTTTAAGCTTCCACCAAGGCTTTGCTCTAATATTGAGAGTATGATGGCAAGGTATTGGTGGGGTCAGATGCAGGAGGAGAGAAAGATCCATTGGCTAAGCTGGAAGAAGATGTGCAATTCGAAATTTGTGGGAGGCATGGGGTTCAAGGAGCTTGAGGTTTTCAATATGGCTTTGTTGGAAAAACAAGCTTGGAGATTATTGCAAAATCAGGATAGTTTATTCCATAAAATCTATGCAGCTCGATATTTTTCTGATGGGAATCTATTGACAGCTTCTCTTGGAGGAAATCCTTCCTATGCTTGGAGGGGTATTTGGGAAGCAAAGAGGCTGCTAGTGCAAGGTGGCAGATGGAATGTGGGAAATGGAAGTTTAATCCAtattttgaatgatgtttggctACCTGGATTTAGAAATTTGAGACAAGCACTGGGAGTACTGAACATAGTAGCCAGCTAG